The following proteins come from a genomic window of SAR202 cluster bacterium:
- a CDS encoding aminotransferase class I/II-fold pyridoxal phosphate-dependent enzyme, producing the protein MTVSQEFSFESQKYIELRADGFSLPSPEMRDAMYRAEVGNDGFGEDPSVNQLEEMSAEIFQKESATFVSSGSMGNLISLLAYCKESDSAIIGNNSHTYNREFNRDQSQKQSLPQILGIQPQAVKTDRRGMLDIEEINGFITHVISDRKPRVMIVENTHNLAGGKVLNINDMDTLHNVVTKSNIPIHLDGARIFNASIALDISPEKLTEKTDSVLFCLSKGLGAPVGSLVVGSRDFISEVKEWKKILSGSMKQAGVIAAAGIVALKNYETSIRNDHQLAKYLEKRLLELEKVRVEPVETNLVYLELDVDDPFKISEKLKQKRINAGPYHSDKRWRLVPHYGLTKNDIDYFIDTLYTLIN; encoded by the coding sequence ATGACAGTCTCGCAAGAATTTTCGTTTGAGTCCCAAAAATATATTGAATTACGAGCAGATGGCTTTAGTCTGCCATCACCAGAAATGAGAGATGCTATGTACAGAGCCGAAGTGGGTAATGACGGCTTTGGGGAAGATCCTTCAGTAAATCAATTAGAAGAAATGAGTGCAGAGATTTTTCAAAAAGAATCAGCAACATTTGTTTCTAGTGGCTCTATGGGGAACTTAATATCATTATTGGCTTATTGTAAAGAAAGTGATAGTGCCATTATTGGAAACAATTCTCATACATACAATCGTGAATTTAATAGAGATCAATCACAAAAACAAAGCTTACCACAAATTCTTGGTATACAACCCCAAGCAGTAAAAACAGATAGAAGAGGGATGTTAGATATTGAAGAAATTAATGGTTTTATAACCCATGTAATATCAGATCGTAAACCAAGAGTAATGATTGTAGAAAACACTCACAACCTTGCTGGAGGTAAAGTTCTTAATATTAATGATATGGATACTTTGCACAACGTTGTGACAAAAAGTAATATTCCCATACATTTGGATGGGGCAAGAATATTTAATGCATCTATAGCATTGGATATTTCTCCTGAGAAATTAACCGAAAAAACTGATTCAGTTCTATTTTGTCTTTCAAAAGGCTTGGGAGCACCTGTTGGATCGTTAGTTGTTGGTTCTCGAGATTTTATCAGTGAAGTTAAGGAATGGAAAAAAATATTAAGTGGATCTATGAAGCAAGCCGGTGTAATTGCTGCAGCTGGAATAGTTGCACTTAAGAATTATGAAACTAGTATTAGAAATGATCACCAATTAGCAAAATATCTCGAAAAAAGGTTATTAGAGCTAGAAAAAGTACGAGTTGAACCTGTTGAAACCAATTTAGTTTACCTAGAATTAGATGTTGATGACCCTTTTAAGATTTCTGAAAAATTAAAACAAAAAAGAATAAATGCTGGACCATATCATAGTGATAAAAGATGGAGGCTGGTTCCACATTACGGACTAACAAAAAATGATATTGATTATTTTATTGATACTTTATATACATTAATAAATTAG
- the ggt gene encoding gamma-glutamyltransferase: MTKLNNVSLLKSEAISTTGMIGTKDRYATEIGKAVLDNGGNAIDAAVASCLAIGVVEPTSSGIGGGGYLNFQVGDKGGVIGFPMQASLSANSDMYSIISQQGVGSFGWASVKNDENIHGYKSIAIPGAVAGLYKAHELYGSMPWSELVEPSIKLAREGITPHWHLLFDVGKLMGLIFQYDELRRVLMPSGVMPTSDINDMNKFKQPHLADVLEQISKYGAKGFYEGDVAEALVKGIQDNGGILTTEDFAQYTPFVWDQGLEFAYRGKTVRVPPYACAGTTSAMTLKLLNNFNLSKIEHNSIEMLNAYILSARMAYVDRFEYLADPNFVDVPWEGLVSDGYIKTRFQEMSGISQYSDGKEINYRPGNPWIEEKRKPKEVLPASVPSEDKGTTHLGVIDKFGNAVSLTNTLMSGFGSGVVPKNTGVIMNNGMMWFDPIPDRVNSIKPGKFPLNNMTPALVLGDNGVEMSVGASGGRRITNCVTQLIIKCIDYGMSPQEAIDSPRIDCSAKIISTDPRIPAEVLSKLEPRGHRFQSIGDHSLDSGFPSFASPVVITKDEDGTVRGGVDSFHSAFIQGQE; this comes from the coding sequence ATGACTAAGCTAAATAATGTGAGTTTATTAAAATCTGAAGCCATATCAACTACAGGTATGATTGGGACAAAAGATCGATATGCAACGGAAATAGGAAAAGCAGTTCTGGATAATGGAGGAAACGCTATTGATGCTGCTGTAGCTTCATGTCTTGCTATTGGCGTTGTAGAACCAACATCCAGTGGGATAGGTGGAGGTGGCTATCTTAATTTTCAAGTTGGTGATAAAGGTGGTGTTATTGGATTTCCAATGCAAGCATCTTTGAGTGCAAACTCTGACATGTATTCAATCATCAGTCAGCAAGGAGTCGGTAGTTTTGGATGGGCTAGTGTTAAAAATGATGAAAATATTCATGGATACAAATCTATAGCTATACCAGGAGCAGTTGCTGGCTTATATAAAGCTCATGAATTGTATGGATCTATGCCTTGGTCTGAATTAGTAGAACCTTCGATAAAATTAGCGAGAGAAGGAATTACACCACATTGGCATCTTTTATTTGATGTTGGAAAACTTATGGGGTTAATTTTTCAATATGATGAATTGCGACGTGTTTTAATGCCTTCAGGAGTTATGCCCACAAGTGACATAAATGATATGAATAAATTCAAACAACCACACTTAGCTGATGTATTAGAACAAATTAGCAAGTATGGCGCGAAAGGATTTTATGAAGGTGATGTTGCTGAGGCTTTAGTAAAAGGCATACAAGATAATGGAGGAATTCTGACAACGGAAGATTTTGCACAATATACTCCTTTTGTTTGGGATCAAGGATTAGAATTTGCATACAGAGGTAAAACTGTCCGAGTGCCTCCTTATGCATGTGCAGGTACGACGAGTGCTATGACTTTAAAATTATTAAATAACTTCAATTTAAGTAAAATTGAACACAATTCTATTGAGATGTTAAACGCTTATATACTAAGTGCTCGAATGGCTTATGTTGATAGGTTTGAGTATTTGGCCGATCCAAATTTTGTTGATGTTCCTTGGGAAGGGCTGGTTTCAGATGGCTACATAAAAACACGTTTTCAAGAGATGAGCGGTATATCACAATATTCAGATGGTAAAGAAATCAACTATCGACCTGGAAATCCATGGATTGAAGAAAAAAGGAAACCTAAAGAGGTTCTTCCAGCAAGCGTTCCTTCTGAAGATAAAGGTACAACCCATTTAGGTGTTATAGATAAGTTTGGTAATGCAGTTTCATTGACTAATACGTTGATGTCTGGATTTGGATCAGGAGTTGTTCCTAAAAACACTGGAGTAATAATGAATAATGGAATGATGTGGTTTGATCCTATTCCTGATAGGGTGAATTCTATTAAACCTGGTAAATTTCCCTTAAATAATATGACTCCAGCATTAGTGCTAGGAGATAATGGGGTCGAAATGTCAGTTGGAGCCTCAGGTGGTCGTCGAATAACTAATTGTGTAACTCAATTGATTATTAAATGTATAGATTATGGTATGAGTCCTCAAGAGGCTATTGATTCACCTCGAATAGACTGTAGTGCCAAAATAATAAGTACAGATCCTAGAATCCCGGCTGAAGTATTATCAAAATTAGAACCAAGAGGACATAGATTTCAAAGTATTGGAGACCACTCATTAGACAGTGGTTTTCCTAGTTTTGCAAGTCCAGTAGTTATAACGAAAGATGAAGATGGGACTGTAAGAGGGGGAGTTGATTCTTTCCACTCTGCTTTTATTCAAGGCCAAGAATGA
- a CDS encoding haloacid dehalogenase, whose translation MKVSNIPNTNIIYLIENYEALLFDAYGVLLNEFGVLPGAINLIDKLNNTNKPYFILTNDASRSVPTSSNFYKSFGLEIPEEKIITAGSLIYPYFQENNLKGSKCRVIGTDDCFLYVADAGGIVSDDDFDVLIIGASPDNYTFSSIEDLVNNLFRMLDVKEKVSVVLLNPDLLYPKSTDYYGIGAGSILLWLESFVEVRYPGQSKLQITRLGKPFKEIYQEAFRRTKTMNMVMVGDQLQTDIVGANNFGIDSVLVHSGLTKNDTLTGQNIYPSYTLSSIND comes from the coding sequence ATGAAAGTATCTAATATACCAAATACAAATATTATTTATTTAATTGAAAATTATGAAGCTCTATTATTTGATGCTTACGGTGTTCTTCTAAATGAATTTGGTGTTTTACCTGGTGCCATAAACTTAATCGATAAATTAAACAACACTAATAAACCTTATTTTATTTTGACAAATGATGCATCACGTTCTGTGCCAACTTCTTCTAATTTTTATAAAAGCTTTGGTCTGGAAATTCCTGAAGAAAAAATAATTACAGCAGGTTCTTTGATATATCCATACTTTCAAGAGAATAATCTAAAAGGTTCAAAATGTAGAGTTATTGGAACTGATGATTGTTTTTTATATGTTGCAGATGCTGGAGGAATAGTTAGTGATGATGATTTTGATGTATTAATTATTGGTGCATCTCCAGATAATTATACTTTTAGTTCTATTGAAGATCTTGTTAACAATTTATTTAGGATGCTTGATGTAAAAGAAAAAGTTTCAGTGGTATTACTTAATCCTGATTTATTATATCCAAAATCTACAGACTATTACGGTATTGGTGCAGGTAGTATACTTCTGTGGTTGGAATCATTCGTCGAAGTTCGGTATCCAGGTCAGTCAAAATTACAAATTACAAGATTAGGAAAGCCATTTAAAGAAATTTACCAAGAGGCTTTTCGTAGAACTAAAACCATGAATATGGTAATGGTAGGGGATCAATTACAAACCGATATAGTAGGTGCAAATAATTTTGGAATAGATTCAGTATTAGTACATTCTGGTCTGACAAAAAACGATACTTTAACAGGCCAGAATATATATCCCTCTTATACTTTATCAAGCATAAATGATTAA
- a CDS encoding thiamine pyrophosphate-binding protein produces the protein MAIMSGGQAVVKALMNEGIDVVFGVPGVQIMHIYDGFFNQSDIEVISCRHEQTTVYMADGYARSTGKIGVALVVPGPGAYNAGAAMSTAYATSSPVILISGQIDSNAIGKDFGALHEIENQLGFMAPVVKWNDMVNKTEAIPEIIHRAIQEVSTGRPRPVEIEIPPDLLANEQNIEFVEKEIFTPLEPDINEIVNAIDIIMKSKKPVIWVGGGANLSDSSGVLVELAESLNAPVITTPEGKGAIPESHALNMGTSSYGFGPSKNIIPESDVLIVIGSRLGSYRPETGSVPHENMKLININIDPTEIGKTYNADVGIVSDAKTGIQAILDILKSKNYNSNWDSSYLAETKKGYRSHLLDIAPRQVELLQSIRNVLPKETFVVSGVTNMGSWSSIALDMFEPRTFITSSYMGTLGYAFPTSLGVKVGNPSKPVISLCGDGGFMYGIGELATAVQYGINVVTVVFNNHRYGASNKDQNLRFKGRTVGTELHNPDFVQLAESFGVKGIKVNSLDESSKAIEAALDMDAPVVVEIELPSDLNFPYYIDQ, from the coding sequence ATGGCTATTATGAGTGGAGGACAAGCTGTCGTTAAAGCTTTAATGAATGAAGGGATTGATGTAGTATTTGGTGTTCCTGGTGTTCAAATAATGCATATTTACGATGGTTTTTTTAATCAATCAGATATAGAAGTAATTAGTTGTCGCCATGAACAAACTACAGTTTATATGGCTGATGGATATGCACGTTCAACCGGTAAAATTGGCGTAGCCTTAGTTGTTCCTGGCCCAGGAGCGTATAATGCGGGGGCAGCTATGTCTACGGCGTATGCAACATCATCTCCAGTAATTTTAATTTCTGGGCAAATCGATTCTAATGCAATAGGAAAAGATTTTGGGGCGTTACACGAAATTGAAAACCAATTAGGGTTTATGGCGCCAGTAGTAAAATGGAACGACATGGTTAACAAAACGGAAGCAATACCTGAAATAATCCATAGAGCAATACAAGAAGTTTCTACTGGTAGACCAAGACCTGTAGAAATAGAAATCCCACCTGATTTATTAGCAAATGAACAAAATATTGAATTTGTGGAAAAAGAAATTTTTACGCCATTAGAACCAGATATAAATGAAATTGTTAATGCTATTGATATTATTATGAAATCAAAGAAACCAGTAATTTGGGTTGGTGGAGGTGCAAATTTATCGGACTCTTCGGGAGTGTTAGTTGAATTGGCGGAATCTCTGAATGCACCTGTTATTACTACTCCTGAAGGTAAAGGAGCAATACCTGAATCGCATGCATTAAACATGGGAACTTCGTCATATGGATTTGGCCCTAGCAAAAACATTATCCCAGAATCTGACGTATTGATAGTTATAGGTAGTCGATTAGGTAGTTATCGTCCTGAGACTGGATCTGTACCTCATGAGAATATGAAATTGATTAATATAAATATAGATCCTACTGAAATAGGTAAAACGTATAATGCTGATGTAGGAATAGTCAGTGATGCTAAAACTGGCATCCAGGCAATTTTAGATATATTGAAATCAAAAAATTATAACTCAAATTGGGATTCGTCATATTTAGCAGAAACAAAAAAAGGTTATCGATCTCATCTTTTGGATATAGCACCAAGACAAGTTGAATTACTTCAAAGTATTAGAAATGTATTACCTAAAGAAACATTTGTAGTCAGTGGAGTAACCAATATGGGCTCATGGAGTAGTATTGCACTTGATATGTTTGAACCTCGAACTTTTATTACTTCTTCTTATATGGGTACCTTAGGATACGCATTTCCTACATCATTGGGTGTTAAAGTAGGCAATCCTTCTAAACCAGTAATTTCATTATGTGGTGATGGAGGATTTATGTACGGTATTGGTGAATTAGCTACAGCAGTACAATACGGGATTAATGTAGTTACTGTTGTTTTTAATAATCATCGATATGGAGCATCAAATAAAGATCAAAATCTTCGTTTTAAAGGAAGAACAGTAGGTACTGAATTGCATAATCCAGATTTTGTTCAATTAGCTGAAAGTTTTGGGGTAAAAGGAATAAAAGTTAATTCATTAGATGAAAGTTCTAAAGCTATAGAAGCAGCATTAGACATGGATGCTCCTGTAGTTGTTGAAATTGAATTACCTAGCGATTTAAATTTTCCGTATTATATAGATCAATAG
- a CDS encoding MFS transporter, with product MKKLLFGNKSIFLGWWVVFGSFLSNAMYSVTGLVAIGLFIEPMSSSLGWSVASISLGIALRQIAGTIIGPIIGPRVDKTEPRNLFFLSTIITGFSTIVLGFITNVWIFYMLYGVIGAIAITGISNLVTGTVISKWFVKSRGRALGFSDLGSSVGVIILIPVINIIITSHSWEMAWVFLGVLHLIIMTPVSFLMKRQPEDYGLLPDNEANVENGLNNSDINSNKEVWTAKEAIKTYQFWIIILAFGLSNISVMAILSHQINHIVHKGFSSTQAALIISLWAIFAGFARVLFGFILEKISVRYLSFIVMIGSALGTYFLLIGNSLELLYCFAIIYGIFRGAIVLMSIIIWADYYGRTHLGAIRGLTTPFNIISLSTGPVLAGYFYDELGSYDMIFSVFIMLYIISGILILFTNAPKKK from the coding sequence ATGAAAAAGTTATTATTTGGGAATAAATCTATATTTCTTGGATGGTGGGTTGTTTTTGGATCTTTTTTATCCAATGCAATGTATTCAGTGACAGGGCTTGTAGCAATAGGATTATTTATAGAACCAATGTCTTCTTCATTAGGTTGGTCTGTTGCTAGTATCTCTCTAGGCATTGCTTTAAGGCAAATTGCTGGAACAATTATTGGACCAATTATTGGTCCTAGAGTTGATAAAACTGAACCTAGAAATCTTTTTTTTCTATCAACCATTATCACAGGTTTTTCAACCATCGTATTAGGATTCATAACAAACGTATGGATCTTTTATATGCTTTACGGTGTAATTGGTGCAATTGCAATTACTGGAATAAGTAATTTAGTTACTGGGACCGTAATATCAAAATGGTTTGTAAAATCACGAGGAAGAGCATTAGGTTTCTCTGATCTAGGAAGTTCAGTTGGAGTCATAATATTAATACCGGTTATAAATATTATTATCACAAGCCATTCTTGGGAAATGGCTTGGGTATTTTTAGGAGTGTTACATTTAATTATTATGACACCAGTATCGTTTTTAATGAAAAGACAGCCAGAAGATTATGGATTATTACCTGATAATGAAGCCAATGTTGAAAATGGCTTAAATAATAGTGATATAAATTCCAATAAAGAGGTATGGACTGCGAAAGAGGCAATTAAAACATATCAGTTCTGGATTATTATTCTGGCCTTTGGATTAAGTAATATTTCTGTTATGGCAATTCTATCTCATCAAATCAATCATATTGTCCATAAAGGTTTCTCTTCCACACAAGCTGCTTTAATTATATCTTTATGGGCTATTTTTGCTGGTTTCGCAAGAGTTCTATTTGGATTTATTTTAGAAAAGATTTCTGTAAGATATTTATCATTTATTGTGATGATCGGTAGTGCATTAGGCACTTATTTTTTGCTTATTGGAAATTCTTTAGAATTGTTATATTGCTTTGCAATTATTTACGGAATATTTCGAGGAGCTATTGTTTTGATGTCAATAATTATCTGGGCTGATTATTATGGGAGAACACATCTGGGAGCAATTAGAGGGCTTACAACACCGTTTAATATCATATCATTGTCAACTGGACCTGTATTAGCTGGTTATTTTTATGATGAACTTGGTTCATATGATATGATTTTTTCAGTCTTTATTATGCTTTATATAATATCAGGTATACTAATATTATTTACTAATGCTCCCAAAAAGAAATAA
- a CDS encoding MFS transporter, producing MCGILSKKIIFSTPLFRWRNGITFRDKISAFENSNFRLLWAGRVTSNMARQMRVFLRAWIVWEISKSPFLLGFVTSSLAWPMLFMPFVGGFLADKVDRKKLLKYTEVSLTILWAIVASLVYFEIIEWWHFVVSSVMSGIIQSIGRPGHQAILGSIVTKKQLPNAVALDNIAETWPRVAGPALGGLLIAIIGTGWLFILTSIGQLFTAITIFLLKWDPEEQKLKQDSKKTKYPFFEGFKHVWREKVLLGLIAIGFAFAMVGSAAMFLLPIFADAILGVGASGLGYIMTASTIGTSIGALIVVMLSEFKYRGYLLFFVAMANTIVILAFSRSEIFMLSLILVFFMGMSQMMFRSMRMIAMQILTPNELRGRVLSFETTVQGTTWIGTLIMGSIAEYLTHNKIYVGTITLGGNAMNGAADAVLIGGVLYGAISIIFFGIFGSMRRFR from the coding sequence ATATGTGGAATATTATCAAAGAAAATAATATTTAGCACCCCATTATTCAGATGGAGGAATGGTATTACATTTCGGGATAAAATATCGGCTTTCGAAAACTCAAACTTTAGGCTTCTTTGGGCAGGTAGAGTAACATCAAATATGGCCCGACAAATGCGCGTGTTTCTAAGGGCTTGGATTGTTTGGGAAATCAGTAAATCTCCATTTTTATTAGGATTTGTCACATCGTCTTTAGCCTGGCCTATGTTATTTATGCCATTTGTTGGTGGATTTCTAGCAGATAAAGTCGATAGAAAAAAGCTATTAAAGTATACGGAAGTTTCTTTAACAATACTATGGGCAATTGTTGCATCATTAGTTTATTTTGAAATTATTGAGTGGTGGCACTTTGTAGTCTCTTCTGTAATGAGCGGAATTATTCAATCAATTGGAAGACCAGGACACCAAGCAATACTTGGAAGTATCGTAACAAAAAAACAATTACCAAATGCAGTTGCACTGGATAACATAGCTGAGACATGGCCAAGGGTAGCAGGTCCTGCTTTAGGAGGACTTCTTATTGCGATTATAGGTACAGGTTGGTTGTTTATACTTACATCTATAGGCCAACTCTTTACTGCAATCACAATATTTTTGCTTAAATGGGACCCAGAAGAACAAAAACTAAAGCAAGATTCAAAAAAAACAAAATATCCTTTCTTCGAAGGATTCAAACATGTTTGGCGTGAAAAAGTATTATTAGGATTGATTGCTATTGGATTTGCCTTCGCCATGGTTGGTAGTGCTGCTATGTTTTTATTACCTATCTTTGCAGACGCAATTTTAGGAGTTGGAGCTTCTGGACTTGGATATATCATGACTGCATCAACTATAGGTACATCTATAGGGGCTCTTATAGTTGTTATGTTAAGTGAATTTAAATACAGAGGATATTTGCTATTTTTTGTTGCAATGGCAAATACAATAGTCATACTAGCTTTTTCACGTTCTGAGATATTTATGCTCTCTCTAATACTCGTATTTTTCATGGGAATGTCACAAATGATGTTTAGGAGTATGAGGATGATTGCAATGCAGATATTAACACCAAATGAATTAAGAGGACGTGTGCTGAGTTTTGAAACTACAGTTCAAGGTACGACATGGATCGGGACATTAATTATGGGTTCCATAGCAGAATATCTAACACATAATAAAATTTATGTAGGTACTATAACCTTAGGTGGGAATGCAATGAATGGAGCAGCAGATGCTGTACTAATCGGAGGTGTTTTATACGGCGCTATTAGTATAATCTTCTTTGGTATTTTTGGATCTATGAGACGATTCCGGTAG